The Planifilum fulgidum DNA window GTTGGCCAGGGGCTGGACATCGCCGCGGTCCGGATCGTACAGCAAACAGGGAAATCCCGTGACTCCCGCGATGCGGACGCCGGGCAAGCGAAGGATTTCCCGGGCGGCCTCGATCAACCCGCTTTCCCGGAATCCGCCCTGCTGCCCCTCGTACAAGACATCCTCGGGCCCGACCACCCGAAGCAACAACTTTTGCGTTCGGCCCATCCTTTGGGCCACTCGGGAAATTTGCGCCGCCTTTTCCACGGAATAGACGGTCACCACTTCCGGCCGGTAGGAAAGAATCTCCTCAATCATCCCGGAGGGGATCTGCACCAGGTGGCCCACATTTCCCAAGGGGATGCCCGACCGGCCCAGCAGGCGGGCTTCCCAGGGGTCGACGGCCACCGCACGCGGAATGCCGCTGGCGGCGATCAACCGGGCCACTTCGGGATTGCGGCCGATTTGTTTTGTCATCATGTAGAGCCGGATTCCGGCCCGGGCCGCCGCCCGGGCCAGGAGGCGGGCGTTGTAGGCAATCGCATCCAAGTCCAACACGTAGGTGTTCGGGGGAATGGTGCCGCTTCTGTGCAAGTCCACCGCCGCTTCAACCAGTGCCGGATTTCTCTTCAAGGTAACCGATAGAAACATTTACACCTCGCCTCTATCTTCAAGATCGCTCAGCGCCTTTCTCAAGATCTCGATCACCAGATCGGCCCCCGAGCGCATCGGATTGATGCGGACAGCCCTTTCCGCCAGCTCCGGACGGCTTTCCAGGAAACTGCCGGACACCCGGTACACCATGGGAAGAATCTCATAACGGGATTCCGCCCCGACCGGATAGATCGCCGCGCCGTGCCGCTCACAGGCCCGGATCAGAGCGGGGGCGATCGGCCGCCTCAACTCCGCGATCACATTTTTGGATTGGGCATTGGTGATGTACGCCCGTTTCACTTCCGGAACGACTCCGGCGTTGAGCAGCTTGCAAAGCCGCTCCGTCTGTTCGTTTTGCACCGCGAAGGCGACCGGCGCCAGCACGAGGGAGCGAAGAAGCTCCATCGCTTCGAACCCCTGCACCTGCCCGCCTCCGGAATAATTCCGCTCGTGAATTTTCCGGATTCCCTCCCCTTTCCCGACGACGATCCCGATCCCGGGAGGACCGAGCAACTTGAACCCGGAGAAACAGGAATAGCAGGCCCCCAATTCGACACCGATTCGCGGCACCTTCAGGGCGGTGTAATTGTCGTCCACGACGATGGGGAGATCGGGCCGCTCGGCGCGCACCCGCCGGATCACATCGCCGAGATCGTAATCATCCG harbors:
- a CDS encoding YhfX family PLP-dependent enzyme encodes the protein MFLSVTLKRNPALVEAAVDLHRSGTIPPNTYVLDLDAIAYNARLLARAAARAGIRLYMMTKQIGRNPEVARLIAASGIPRAVAVDPWEARLLGRSGIPLGNVGHLVQIPSGMIEEILSYRPEVVTVYSVEKAAQISRVAQRMGRTQKLLLRVVGPEDVLYEGQQGGFRESGLIEAAREILRLPGVRIAGVTGFPCLLYDPDRGDVQPLANAHTVLRCAERLSEELGISLEQINMPSATCVSTIPILKELGATHGEPGHALTGTTPLHQRGDQPELPAMVYVSEVSHLDGERAYVYGGGFYRRSRAREAIVGKTFPGMMDRRVRVRETPPQFIDYYGALDRTGHRIEVGDTAVFAFRTQIFVTRSQVALVEGIQRGRPSLKAIYDSLGKPLTEEAEKWADGERSS
- a CDS encoding aminotransferase class I/II-fold pyridoxal phosphate-dependent enzyme codes for the protein MGDPVLTTMNIQQAKQKQFELTALIAEEFTGREFFQQGDVGVVPGPGRPLQTEKVERVLARFFRAEACALVRGAGTGAIRSALSVLLEPGDAFFAHTGPMYKTTQETVRLMGLNPVPVDYNDPDRLRDALKKHRECRLFYVQHSRQQPTDDYDLGDVIRRVRAERPDLPIVVDDNYTALKVPRIGVELGACYSCFSGFKLLGPPGIGIVVGKGEGIRKIHERNYSGGGQVQGFEAMELLRSLVLAPVAFAVQNEQTERLCKLLNAGVVPEVKRAYITNAQSKNVIAELRRPIAPALIRACERHGAAIYPVGAESRYEILPMVYRVSGSFLESRPELAERAVRINPMRSGADLVIEILRKALSDLEDRGEV